From a region of the Tenggerimyces flavus genome:
- the tgmB gene encoding ATP-grasp ribosomal peptide maturase yields MTTKLDRGTILVLAEELDPTADLVVHELNSRQAPVMRFDLSTFPQHLTLRARLEERWCGVIEGACRAADLEQVRAVYYRRPEPPAIADHVDEPYRSWARGEAVAGLLGVLYALPAVWVNRPDVDMKAAEKPCQLPIAAAYGLRIPRTLITNDPRHAREFARDIGGQVVCKSLHGGQLQHDNGARNGVPTQLIDPVEIDDSVRLTAHLFQEWIQKDHEVRLTVVGERMFAGTIHARSRQAHVDWRTDYDALEYGTTGVPDEVRLGVLAWMKHFGLNFGAFDFAVTRKGEWVMFECNPSGQWIWMQQRTGLPIAAAIADLLVGAQL; encoded by the coding sequence ATGACAACGAAGCTCGACCGCGGCACAATCCTGGTTCTCGCCGAAGAACTCGATCCGACTGCCGATCTGGTCGTCCACGAGCTGAACTCTCGGCAGGCGCCGGTCATGCGATTCGACCTCTCCACCTTCCCGCAGCATCTCACGTTACGGGCGCGGCTCGAGGAGCGCTGGTGCGGTGTCATAGAGGGAGCGTGCCGAGCTGCTGACCTGGAACAGGTCCGGGCCGTCTACTACCGGCGGCCCGAACCGCCAGCGATCGCCGATCACGTGGACGAGCCCTACCGCAGCTGGGCTCGGGGCGAGGCCGTGGCCGGATTGCTTGGCGTTCTCTACGCTCTGCCTGCAGTGTGGGTGAACCGACCAGACGTCGATATGAAGGCCGCGGAGAAGCCCTGCCAGTTGCCCATCGCTGCCGCCTACGGGCTGCGAATCCCGCGCACGCTCATAACGAACGACCCTCGACATGCTCGCGAGTTCGCCAGGGATATCGGTGGCCAGGTGGTGTGCAAGTCGTTGCACGGTGGGCAGCTCCAGCACGACAACGGCGCACGTAACGGGGTACCGACACAGCTGATCGACCCCGTGGAGATCGACGACTCGGTACGCCTTACCGCCCACCTGTTTCAGGAGTGGATACAGAAGGATCACGAAGTTCGACTCACAGTCGTCGGCGAGCGCATGTTCGCCGGCACGATCCACGCTCGGAGCCGGCAGGCGCACGTGGACTGGCGGACTGACTACGACGCTCTCGAGTACGGCACAACCGGGGTGCCCGACGAGGTACGACTTGGCGTTCTGGCCTGGATGAAACACTTCGGACTGAACTTTGGCGCCTTCGACTTCGCGGTAACCAGGAAGGGTGAGTGGGTGATGTTCGAATGCAACCCGTCCGGCCAGTGGATCTGGATGCAACAACGAACTGGCCTGCCGATCGCCGCCGCGATCGCCGACCTACTCGTCGGAGCTCAGTTGTGA